GTGTCCGACCAGCAAACATGAGTAAGTGGATTAAGCAATTCCTACTCGCTGGATTGGCGGGATTAATTAGACCTAAGCATAATCAGAAGTACTCATTAGAGACTAAGTTAACTGCTGTAAAAGCTTATCTTTCTGGCAAGTATACTAATCAAGCAATTCTCCAGCAGTATCAAATTAGAAATATTTCTCAACTACATCAATGGGTTATCAGTTACAATAATGACAAACTCCGAGTTAATCAGACAACGAGAAAGCGAGTCAGAAAAATGGGACGAAAAGTAACCTTTGATGAAAAGAGGCAGATTGTCCGATGGACAATTGAACATAACA
This is a stretch of genomic DNA from Loigolactobacillus coryniformis subsp. coryniformis KCTC 3167 = DSM 20001. It encodes these proteins:
- a CDS encoding helix-turn-helix domain-containing protein, which encodes MSKWIKQFLLAGLAGLIRPKHNQKYSLETKLTAVKAYLSGKYTNQAILQQYQIRNISQLHQWVISYNNDKLRVNQTTRKRVRKMGRKVTFDEKRQIVRWTIEHNNNYKAAAEKYDISYQRVYSWVRKYRVNSDWEVLKDNRGRNKGKEPTNELERLRKRVRELEARDRERELQIAFAKKLVEIRNREVKRPDDIKRFKK